The genomic DNA TTTTGCGCTGCCTTCGTGCTTGAAGGTTGCGTTCTGCTAACCAGTATCTATATTAGGAAGTCAAACTATGGCTGATCTTGCTAAGCTTGTTGACGAACTGTCCGCTCTGACCGTTCTTGAAGCTGCTGAACTTTCCAAGCTGCTCGAAGAAAAATGGGGCGTATCTGCTGCTGCTCCTCCTGTAGCAGTTGCTGCTGCTGCACCTGGTGCTGCTGCTGCTCCGGCTGAAGAAAAAACCGAATTCACGGTTGTTCTGGCTGGCGCTGGCGACAAGAAGATCAACGTGATTAAGGAAATCCGTGGCATCACCGGTCTGGGTCTGAAAGAAGCCAAGGATCTGGTTGAAGGTGCACCGAAGACCGTTAAAGAAGGTGTCAGCAAGGACGAAGCTGACAAGATCAAAAAGGCTCTTGAAGGCGCCGGGGCAACCGTCGAAGTCAAGTAAGTTTGCCAAATTTCTGATGCAAGGCATCGGAGAAATGGGAAAAAAGGTTTTCGGGTGGGGCATTGTGCCTCTGCCCGTTTGCCTGTTTCGGGTTGATCTGAAACAGGAGCCGGGTAAAACCGGTATGGGCTTGAGACCAAAATTAGGTCGGACCATCAGGCTCGCGGGACGACCACGGGCATGATGGTCCGAGATAAATGGGCGGGGCAGGAGCGACGATGAACGCAATCACTAAATCGTTCACAGGACGGAAGCGGATTCGCAAAAGTTTCGGGCGGATTCCCGAAATCGCCCCGATGCCGAACCTGATTGACGTGCAGCGTGCGTCTTACGAGACATTCCTTCAGGCGAATGTATCGCCTGATGCGCGTACTCCAACAGGTTTGCAGGAGGTATTCCGTTCCGTTTTCCCCATCAATGATTTTGCGGGGCGGGGGCGTCTGGAATTCGTCAGTTACGAATTTGAAGAGCCTAAATATGATGTGGAAGAATGCATTCAGCGTGGCCTGACGTATGCGGCACCGTTGAAGGTTATTTTGCGCCTTATCGTGTGGGATGTGGACGAAGATACGGGGTCTCGTTCCATTCGCGATATTAAGGAGCAGCCAGTCTATATGGGCGATATGCCGCTCATGACAGACAACGGCACCTTTATCGTAAACGGTACAGAGCGTGTTATTGTCAGCCAGATGCACCGTTCACCCGGTGTGTTCTTTGATCATGATAAAGGTAAAACGCATTCTTCCGGCAAATATCTGTTTGCTGCACGCGTTATTCCTTACCGTGGTTCTTGGCTAGACTTTGAGTTTGACGCCAAAGATCTGCTTTACGTTCGTATTGACCGTAAGCGTAAGCTGCCTGTCACTACGCTGCTGTATGCGCTTGAAGGCGCAGCATCTGAAGCTGCACGCAAAGCTAAGGCGGCGGAAGGTGGTGATGTTGACTCTATGGAAATCAAGGGGATGGATGCCAATGAAATCCTCTCTTATTTCTATAATGCTGTCACATTCATAAAAACAGCCAAAGGCTGGGCCCGTCTGTTTGATGCGGACTCTTTCCGTGGTCTTAAGCTGCTGGCGCCGCTGGTGGATGCAGAAACCGGTGAAGTGGTGGCGGAAGCCGAAACCAAGCTGACGGCCCGTATGGTGCGCAAGATCGCGGAAAAAACGCGTGAAGTGCTGGTGGGTGAGATCGATCTGCTTGGCCGCTACATCGCTCATGATATCGTCAATATGCAGACTGGCGAAATCTATGGTGAGGCAGGTGAAGAAATCACCGAGGCACGCCTTGCTGCTTTGGAAGAAGCTGGCATTACAGAACTTCCTTTGCTGGCGATTGATGCAGCTAACGGCCCGTGGATCCGTGATACCCTCACAGTAGATAAAAACAGCAGCCGTGATGAAGCGCTGATTGATATCTACCGCGTGATGCGCCCCGGTGAGCCGCCAACGGCTGAAACCGCCGAAGCCATGCTGAATGGCCTGTTCTTTGATCCTGACCGCTATGATCTTTCCGCCGTTGGTCGCGTGAAGATGAACATGCGTCTGGACATGGATGTGCCAGATACAGTGCGTGTGCTGCGTAAAGAAGACATTCTGCGCACCATTAAAACACTGTGCGACCTTAAAGATGGTCGCGGCCAGATTGACGATATTGATAACCTTGGTAACCGCCGTGTTCGCTCGGTTGGTGAACTGATGGAAAATCAGTACCGCATTGGCCTGCTGCGTATGGAACGTGCCATCCGTGAGCGCATGGGTTCTGTGGATATTGATACGGTCATGCCGCATGATCTGATCAACGCCAAACCTGCTGCCGCTGCTGTGCGTGAGTTCTTCGGTTCTTCCCAGCTCAGCCAGTTTATGGATCAAACCAATCCGCTGTCTGAAGTCACGCACAAGCGTCGTCTATCAGCGCTTGGCCCGGGTGGTCTTACCCGTGAGCGCGCAGGCTTTGAAGTGCGTGACGTTCACCCAACGCATTATGGCCGTATCTGCCCAATTGAAACGCCGGAAGGCCCGAACATTGGTCTGATCAACTCTCTGGCAACCTATGCCAAAGTCAACAAATATGGCTTTATTGAAACGCCTTACCGCCTGGTGAAGGACGGCGTGCTGCAGGATGGCTGGAAGTACCTCTCCGCTATGGAAGAGGAAAAGCTGGTTGTTGCGCAGGCCGATGCCAAGGTGAACGATCAGGGTGCTCTGACAAGCGATCTGATCTCCGTGCGCCGTAACGGTGATTTCCGTCTGGTTCCACCAACGGAAGTAACGGCGTGTGACGTTTCTCCCAAGCAGTTGGTGTCTGTTGCAGCAGCGCTGATTCCGTTTCTGGAAAACGATGACGCGAACCGTGCACTGATGGGTTCCAACATGCAGCGTCAGGCTGTGCCGCTGGTGCGTTCTGATGCACCGCTGGTTGGCACAGGCATGGAAGCTGCTGTGGCGCGTGATTCCGGTGCAACAATCGTCGCCAAGCGTGATGGTATTGTTGACCAGATTGACGGTGCCCGTATCGTGGTGCGTGCAACAAACGCAACAGGCTCTACGCAGGGTGTGGATATTTACCGTTTGCGTAAGTATTCCCGTTCCAACCAGTCTACCTGTATCAACCAGCGACCTCTGGTGCATGTTGGTGACAATGTGCGGGCTGGCGATATTATTGCCGATGGTCCTTCCACGGAGCTGGGTGAATTGGCGCTGGGGCGTAACGTGCTGGTCGCGTTTATGCCTTGGAACGGTTACAACTTCGAAGACTCCATCCTGATTTCCGAACGGATTGCCAAGGATGACGTTTTCACCTCGATCCATATCGAGGAATTCGAAGTTATGGCTCGTGATACCAAGCTGGGTCAGGAAGAAATCACGCGTGATATTCCGAATGTGGGTGAAGAAGCCCTGCGGAACTTGGATGAAGCCGGCATTGTTTATGTAGGTGCCGAAGTTAATCCGGGTGATATTCTCATCGGTAAGGTGACACCAAAGGGTGAAAGCCCGATGACACCAGAAGAAAAGCTTCTGCGTGCTATCTTTGGTGAAAAAGCCTCCGATGTGCGTGATACGTCTCTGCGTCTACCGCCTGGCACGTCTGGCACAATTGTAGATGTGCGCGTGTTCTCTCGTCGTGGTGTGGATAAAGACGAACGCGCCATGGCTATTGAACGTGCGGAAATCGAACGTCTGGCTAAAGACCGTGACGATGAACGCGCTATTCAGGAACGTTCTTTCTATAGCCGTCTGCGTGAAAAACTGCTGGGGCAGGTTGCTGGAGCTGGGTTCAAGGGTATTCGCTCTGGAACCGAGATCACAGATGCTGTTCTGGATGAACACCCGCGTGCTACGTGGCGCCAGATCGTTGTTGCTTCTGACAGCGTTATGGCAGAGCTGGAAACCCTGCGGCGTGAATTTGATGCGGCTATTGCTCGCATTCAGGCACGTTTTGAAAGCAAGGTTGAAAAGCTGCAGCGTGGTGATGAACTGCCGCCTGGCGTGATGAAGATGGTCAAGGTCTTTGTGGCTGTTAAGCGTAAGCTGCAGCCTGGGGATAAAATGGCCGGTCGTCATGGTAACAAGGGTGTGGTTTCCCGCGTTGTTCCTGTTGAAGACATGCCATTCCTGGAAGACGGCACAGCGGTTGATCTGGTGCTGAACCCACTGGGTGTGCCTTCACGTATGAACGTGGGGCAGATTTTGGAAACGCATCTGGGTTGGGCCTGCGCCAAAATTGGCCGTGGCATCGGCGATATGGTGGATGAATACCAGCGTAATGGCGAAAAACGTCAGGAACTGCTGGACCGCCTGAAAGATGTGTATGGGGATAAGGTTTACAGCGAAGACATTGCGAACATGAGCAATGATGAGCTGGTTGAACTGGCCAATAACCTGCGCAAAGGCGTGCCGATTGCAACGCCAGTGTTCGATGGTGCTTCCATTCCGGATATTGAAGCCATGCTTGAAAAAGCTGGTGTGAATAAATCCGGTCAGTCTCAGTTGATTGACGGGCGTACGGGTGAGCCGTTCGAGCGTAAAACAACTGTTGGCTACATCTACATGCTCAAGCTGCACCATCTTGTTGATGACAAGATTCATGCACGCTCTATTGGCCCATACTCGCTGGTTACACAGCAGCCTCTGGGTGGTAAGGCGCAGTTTGGTGGTCAGCGCTTTGGGGAAATGGAAGTGTGGGCGCTAGAAGCATACGGCGCAGCTTACACTCTGCAGGAAATGCTGACTGTGAAGTCGGATGACGTTTCTGGCCGAACCAAAGTTTATGAATCCATCGTGCGTGAGCAGGATGGTTTTGAGGCCGGTATTCCGGAAAGCTTTAACGTTCTGATCAAAGAGCTGAAGTCTCTGGGTCTGAACGTAGAACTGGAGCAGGGGGCCGAGTGACGGTGAATTTCGCCACCACCATCCGTTCTTATTTCAAAGGGGAGGTCGGGGTAGAAACCTCGGCTCCCCGTTTCCCGCTGGGGGCTTCGGCACATGAATGAGCTCATGAAAATTCTTGGCCAGACCGGCCAGGCGATGACATTTGATCAGATTAAGATTCAACTGGCATCGCCCGAACAGATCCGTTCCTGGTCTTATGGCGAAATCAAGAAGCCCGAGACCATCAACTATCGTACGTTCAAGCCAGAACGGGATGGTCTGTTCTGTGCGCGTATTTTTGGTCCGATCAAGGACTATGAATGTCTTTGCGGTAAATACAAGCGGATGAAATTCCGCGGTATTATCTGCGAAAAGTGCGGTGTTGAAGTTACGCTGGCCAAGGTGCGTCGTGAACGCATGGGCCATATTCAGCTTGCCAGCCCCGTTGCCCATATCTGGTTCCTGAAGTCTCTGCCCAGCCGTATCGGCCTGATGGTTGATATGACGCTGAAAGATCTGGAAAAGGTGCTTTATTTTGAAAGCTACCTGGTTCTGGAACCTGGCACGTCTCCGCTAAAGCAGTATTCCTTGCTGACGGAAGAACAATACCTTGATGCCATGGATGAATATGGCGATGAAGGTGTTGAAGTCGGTATCGGTGCAGAAGCCATTAAAAAGGTTCTGGAGCGTATTGACTGCGACGCCGAAAAGGTAGAGCTGCGCCAGGAACTCAAGGAAACAACTTCAGAAGCCAAGCGCAAGAAGCTGGTTAAGCGTCTGAAGCTGATTGAAGCGTTTGCAGAAAGTGGCTCCCGCCCAGAATGGATGATTCTGGATCTGGTCCCGGTTATTCCGCCGGATTTGCGTCCGCTGGTGCCGTTGGATGGTGGTCGCTTTGCAACGTCTGATCTGAACGATCTGTATCGTCGCGTTATTAACCGTAATAACCGTCTGAAGCGCCTGATGGAGTTGCGTGCGCCCGATATTATCGTGCGTAATGAAAAGCGTATGCTGCAGGAAGCTGTGGATGCGCTGTTTGATAACGGGCGTCGTGGCCGTGCGATCACGGGTGCTAACAAGCGTCCGCTGAAATCCCTGTCCGATATGCTTAAAGGTAAGCAGGGGCGTTTCCGTCAGAACCTGCTGGGTAAGCGCGTCGATTATTCTGGTCGTTCCGTTATTGTGGTGGGTCCAGAACTTAAGCTGCACCAGTGCGGTCTTCCCAAGAAGATGGCATTGGAACTGTTTAAGCCGTTCATCTACGCCAAGCTGGAAAAATACGGGCACGCGACCACCATTAAAGCAGCAAAGCGGATGGTGGAAAAAGAGCGTCCGGAAGTTTGGGATATTCTTGAAGAAGTTATCCGTGAACACCCGGTTATGCTTAACCGTGCGCCTACGCTGCATCGTCTGGGTATTCAGGCGTTTGAACCGGTGCTGGTTGAAGGTAAAGCTATTCAACTGCATCCGCTGGTCTGCACCGCGTTTAACGCAGACTTTGACGGTGACCAGATGGCCGTGCACGTGCCGCTGAGCCTTGAGGCCCAGCTTGAAGCACGTGTGTTGATGATGTCCACCAACAACATCCTCAGCCCGGCAAATGGTAAGCCGATTATCGTGCCTTCTCAGGATATCGTTCTGGGGCTGTATTACCTCAGCCTCGAAACACCTGAATTCAAGGTTACGCCGGATCGTTGTGAATATGACGAGACAACAGGTGCTCTGACCAAAGAAGGTGCGCCGTCTTTCTCTTCTATCGGCGAAGTGGAATACGCACTGAGCGCCGGTGCGCTGAAGCTGCATGATAAAATTCGTGCACGCTTCCAGAAGGTCGGTGCAGATGGCAAGGTTACTTACGAAACAGCCGTGACCACGCCTGGTCGTGTGCTGATTGCGCAGATCCTGCCGCAGCATGAAGCTGTGCCGTTCTCCCTTATCAACCGTCAGCTTACCAAAAAGGCTGTGTCTGACGTTATTGATACGGTGTACCGTCATTGTGGTCAGAAAGAAGCTGTTATCTTCTGTGATCGTCTGATGGCTCTGGGTTTCCGCCACGCTGCTAAGGCCGGTATTTCCTTCGGTAAGGATGACATGATCATCCCGCCCGAAAAGAAAGAATTGGTTGATCGCACGGCTGCCGAAGTAAAAGAGTTTGAACAGCAGTATCAGGATGGTCTGATCACGGCTGGCGAACGCTACAATAAGGTGGTGGACGCATGGTCACGTTGCACGGATGAAGTGCAGGCGGCCATGACCAAA from Acetobacter ascendens includes the following:
- the rpoC gene encoding DNA-directed RNA polymerase subunit beta'; this encodes MNELMKILGQTGQAMTFDQIKIQLASPEQIRSWSYGEIKKPETINYRTFKPERDGLFCARIFGPIKDYECLCGKYKRMKFRGIICEKCGVEVTLAKVRRERMGHIQLASPVAHIWFLKSLPSRIGLMVDMTLKDLEKVLYFESYLVLEPGTSPLKQYSLLTEEQYLDAMDEYGDEGVEVGIGAEAIKKVLERIDCDAEKVELRQELKETTSEAKRKKLVKRLKLIEAFAESGSRPEWMILDLVPVIPPDLRPLVPLDGGRFATSDLNDLYRRVINRNNRLKRLMELRAPDIIVRNEKRMLQEAVDALFDNGRRGRAITGANKRPLKSLSDMLKGKQGRFRQNLLGKRVDYSGRSVIVVGPELKLHQCGLPKKMALELFKPFIYAKLEKYGHATTIKAAKRMVEKERPEVWDILEEVIREHPVMLNRAPTLHRLGIQAFEPVLVEGKAIQLHPLVCTAFNADFDGDQMAVHVPLSLEAQLEARVLMMSTNNILSPANGKPIIVPSQDIVLGLYYLSLETPEFKVTPDRCEYDETTGALTKEGAPSFSSIGEVEYALSAGALKLHDKIRARFQKVGADGKVTYETAVTTPGRVLIAQILPQHEAVPFSLINRQLTKKAVSDVIDTVYRHCGQKEAVIFCDRLMALGFRHAAKAGISFGKDDMIIPPEKKELVDRTAAEVKEFEQQYQDGLITAGERYNKVVDAWSRCTDEVQAAMTKEISRQEVGKQINSVWMMSHSGARGSPAQMKQLAGMRGLMAKPSGEIIEQPIIANFKEGLSVLDYFTSTHGARKGLADTALKTANSGYLTRRLVDVAQDSIIIEEDCGSERGLTVRAVMDGGEVVASLSERILGRTVASDVVAPGTSEVIVPRNHLIDEADAERIEKSGVETVHIRSVLTCDSRVGVCGHCYGRDLARGTPVNIGEAVGVIAAQSIGEPGTQLTMRTFHIGGAAQRGAEQSMIEASRDGQVVIRNRNVVHNSQNVPIVMARNCEILLSDENGVEKARYRVPYGARLLTEEGAKVARGQKLAEWDPYTLPIITEKAGKVEYLDLIDSITLVERMDEVTGLTSKVVVDYKQAGKGVDLRPRLQLKAANGDVVKLDNGADARYFLSPETLLSVENGTEVNAGDVLARLPREGSKTRDITGGLPRVAELFEARRPKDHAIIAEMEGRVEFGKDYKSKRRVIVKNDETGEEQEYLIPKGKHISVQEGDFVEKGDPLVDGPRVPHDILKVMGVEALSDYLINEIQDVYRLQGVKINDKHIEVIVRQMLQKVEILEPGDTTYLIGETVDRIEFEAENAKSIKAGERPAQGMPVLQGITKASLQTQSFISAASFQETTRVLTEAATAGKVDKLMGLKENVIVGRLIPAGTGSVMKRLRAIAAEQDRQRVGRSAAE
- the rpoB gene encoding DNA-directed RNA polymerase subunit beta, with translation MNAITKSFTGRKRIRKSFGRIPEIAPMPNLIDVQRASYETFLQANVSPDARTPTGLQEVFRSVFPINDFAGRGRLEFVSYEFEEPKYDVEECIQRGLTYAAPLKVILRLIVWDVDEDTGSRSIRDIKEQPVYMGDMPLMTDNGTFIVNGTERVIVSQMHRSPGVFFDHDKGKTHSSGKYLFAARVIPYRGSWLDFEFDAKDLLYVRIDRKRKLPVTTLLYALEGAASEAARKAKAAEGGDVDSMEIKGMDANEILSYFYNAVTFIKTAKGWARLFDADSFRGLKLLAPLVDAETGEVVAEAETKLTARMVRKIAEKTREVLVGEIDLLGRYIAHDIVNMQTGEIYGEAGEEITEARLAALEEAGITELPLLAIDAANGPWIRDTLTVDKNSSRDEALIDIYRVMRPGEPPTAETAEAMLNGLFFDPDRYDLSAVGRVKMNMRLDMDVPDTVRVLRKEDILRTIKTLCDLKDGRGQIDDIDNLGNRRVRSVGELMENQYRIGLLRMERAIRERMGSVDIDTVMPHDLINAKPAAAAVREFFGSSQLSQFMDQTNPLSEVTHKRRLSALGPGGLTRERAGFEVRDVHPTHYGRICPIETPEGPNIGLINSLATYAKVNKYGFIETPYRLVKDGVLQDGWKYLSAMEEEKLVVAQADAKVNDQGALTSDLISVRRNGDFRLVPPTEVTACDVSPKQLVSVAAALIPFLENDDANRALMGSNMQRQAVPLVRSDAPLVGTGMEAAVARDSGATIVAKRDGIVDQIDGARIVVRATNATGSTQGVDIYRLRKYSRSNQSTCINQRPLVHVGDNVRAGDIIADGPSTELGELALGRNVLVAFMPWNGYNFEDSILISERIAKDDVFTSIHIEEFEVMARDTKLGQEEITRDIPNVGEEALRNLDEAGIVYVGAEVNPGDILIGKVTPKGESPMTPEEKLLRAIFGEKASDVRDTSLRLPPGTSGTIVDVRVFSRRGVDKDERAMAIERAEIERLAKDRDDERAIQERSFYSRLREKLLGQVAGAGFKGIRSGTEITDAVLDEHPRATWRQIVVASDSVMAELETLRREFDAAIARIQARFESKVEKLQRGDELPPGVMKMVKVFVAVKRKLQPGDKMAGRHGNKGVVSRVVPVEDMPFLEDGTAVDLVLNPLGVPSRMNVGQILETHLGWACAKIGRGIGDMVDEYQRNGEKRQELLDRLKDVYGDKVYSEDIANMSNDELVELANNLRKGVPIATPVFDGASIPDIEAMLEKAGVNKSGQSQLIDGRTGEPFERKTTVGYIYMLKLHHLVDDKIHARSIGPYSLVTQQPLGGKAQFGGQRFGEMEVWALEAYGAAYTLQEMLTVKSDDVSGRTKVYESIVREQDGFEAGIPESFNVLIKELKSLGLNVELEQGAE
- the rplL gene encoding 50S ribosomal protein L7/L12, whose amino-acid sequence is MADLAKLVDELSALTVLEAAELSKLLEEKWGVSAAAPPVAVAAAAPGAAAAPAEEKTEFTVVLAGAGDKKINVIKEIRGITGLGLKEAKDLVEGAPKTVKEGVSKDEADKIKKALEGAGATVEVK